From the genome of Candidatus Neomarinimicrobiota bacterium, one region includes:
- the secD gene encoding protein translocase subunit SecD, translating to MSGTLRMRVFLVVLLIGSAAYMLKDTISYYTMDEAKKEALLESGELEKIRRNIIHQGLDLQGGMHVVLEVDLEELIKTRVEGNDVVIDELISSSLQEAQQEEVDFFSTFATNVEASNVRLARYFPIYEKGPNADVMDALESDAKDAVDRAEEIIRNRVDEFGVSEPIIQRKGDWRIIVELAGISNEAQARELIQATALLEFVLIQEDSQLLNEVIRNIDKAWAADMGDEDSTEQLETAAVDTSAEDIVPSLADVLAGDEGDSLSITGTGDIGRPFSSLINVGSNTIWVPEENVRSIKRKLKKPTIAASIPTDSRLAWGVSSRDISGDGRLHRALYLMKGTAELTGDVVTDARESLGGFSGAEFVVHLSMNDEGSREWTKITAGNVGKRIAIVMDGHVHMAGVIRDKISDGRTQIEGMNDLQDAKKLAVVLRAGALPAPMIIEEERTIGASLGADSVASATRAMVIGFILVIIFMAVYYKGAGLIADVALFINLAFTLAVLSTLNATLTLPGIAGLILTVGMAVDANVLIFERIREELRNAKTVKKSIDDGFGRALTTIVDANLTTILAAGVLWQFGSGTIKGFATTLFWGILTSMITAIFITRTVFMVLTERKTMTKLSI from the coding sequence ATGTCTGGAACCTTGCGGATGCGTGTCTTTCTGGTTGTCCTCCTCATTGGAAGTGCTGCCTACATGCTCAAAGACACCATTAGCTATTACACCATGGATGAAGCCAAAAAAGAAGCCCTCCTTGAGAGTGGTGAGTTGGAAAAAATCCGTAGAAATATTATCCATCAGGGCTTGGACCTACAGGGCGGAATGCATGTCGTCCTTGAAGTAGATCTGGAAGAGTTGATCAAAACAAGAGTTGAAGGCAACGATGTCGTGATTGATGAACTCATTAGCAGTAGTCTGCAAGAAGCTCAACAAGAAGAAGTTGATTTTTTCTCGACCTTTGCAACTAATGTAGAAGCTTCTAATGTTCGCCTGGCTCGCTATTTTCCCATTTATGAAAAGGGACCCAATGCGGATGTCATGGATGCCCTGGAATCGGATGCCAAGGATGCTGTTGATCGGGCAGAAGAGATCATTCGTAATCGAGTGGATGAATTTGGGGTTTCTGAACCAATCATCCAACGTAAGGGTGACTGGAGAATTATCGTTGAATTAGCTGGTATCAGTAATGAAGCGCAGGCTCGTGAATTGATTCAAGCTACAGCTCTGTTAGAGTTTGTTTTGATCCAGGAAGATTCTCAACTCCTGAACGAGGTGATCCGCAATATTGATAAAGCCTGGGCTGCTGATATGGGTGATGAAGATTCCACCGAGCAGCTTGAGACTGCGGCAGTTGATACCAGTGCTGAAGATATTGTTCCCAGTCTGGCAGATGTCCTTGCAGGAGATGAGGGAGATAGTTTAAGTATTACCGGTACTGGTGATATTGGTCGTCCCTTTTCATCTTTGATCAATGTTGGAAGCAACACCATCTGGGTGCCGGAAGAGAACGTCCGTTCCATCAAGCGAAAATTGAAAAAACCGACCATTGCTGCTTCCATACCAACTGATAGTCGTCTGGCTTGGGGTGTTTCATCCCGTGATATCTCAGGTGATGGCCGCCTGCACCGGGCACTCTATCTGATGAAGGGGACTGCTGAACTCACTGGAGATGTGGTTACAGATGCCCGTGAATCTCTGGGAGGTTTCTCAGGGGCGGAATTTGTTGTTCATCTTTCCATGAATGATGAGGGCTCCCGAGAATGGACCAAGATCACTGCTGGGAATGTCGGCAAACGAATTGCTATTGTGATGGATGGTCACGTTCACATGGCTGGCGTGATTCGGGATAAGATCTCGGATGGTCGCACTCAGATCGAGGGCATGAATGATCTCCAGGATGCCAAGAAATTGGCAGTTGTCTTGCGTGCAGGTGCTTTACCAGCTCCCATGATCATTGAAGAAGAACGTACCATAGGTGCTTCATTGGGGGCTGATTCAGTCGCCTCTGCCACACGTGCTATGGTTATTGGATTTATTCTGGTCATTATTTTTATGGCCGTCTACTATAAAGGCGCTGGTCTGATCGCAGATGTGGCCTTGTTTATCAATTTGGCATTTACGCTGGCTGTCTTATCAACGCTGAATGCAACGCTCACACTGCCCGGTATTGCCGGACTGATTTTGACTGTCGGTATGGCAGTAGATGCCAATGTGCTGATCTTCGAGAGGATTCGCGAGGAGCTGCGCAATGCCAAGACAGTTAAGAAATCGATCGATGATGGCTTTGGTCGAGCATTAACCACCATTGTTGATGCCAACCTGACAACCATCTTAGCTGCAGGTGTGTTATGGCAATTTGGTAGTGGAACCATCAAGGGCTTTGCGACTACTCTTTTCTGGGGTATTCTGACATCCATGATTACTGCCATCTTTATCACCCGAACTGTTTTCATGGTTTTGACAGAGCGCAAAACGATGACCAAGTTGAG